The following are from one region of the Pseudomonas lalucatii genome:
- a CDS encoding RidA family protein: MQQAVKTQLFPSKAPLEWAVIGNGTLYTAQIPIDAQGQVVPGGIEAQTRQTLDNLKHTLECANLGMDAVTQVLIYVTDRSYLATVNAVYAEYFRAPYPNRAAMVIAGLAREEMLVELVVYAAA, encoded by the coding sequence ATGCAACAGGCCGTGAAGACCCAGCTGTTTCCGTCCAAGGCCCCGCTGGAGTGGGCGGTGATCGGCAACGGCACCCTGTACACCGCGCAGATTCCCATCGACGCCCAGGGCCAGGTGGTGCCCGGCGGCATCGAGGCGCAGACCCGGCAGACCCTGGACAACCTCAAGCACACCCTGGAATGCGCGAACCTGGGCATGGACGCGGTGACCCAGGTGCTGATCTACGTCACCGACCGCAGCTACCTGGCCACGGTCAACGCGGTCTACGCCGAATACTTCAGGGCGCCGTACCCCAATCGCGCGGCCATGGTCATCGCCGGCCTGGCGCGCGAGGAAATGCTGGTGGAGCTGGTGGTCTACGCCGCCGCCTGA
- a CDS encoding BCCT family transporter, whose translation MNSKSQAAQLGAVDSGKSSLLRDVDIPVLLMSGGFVLLFAILALLDIELMTQWVNAAFAWSTKLFGAYWQVLLLLTFVIGLLLAIGRTGRVRLGALAKPEMPTYTWVSIIMCTLLAGGGVFWAAAEPMAHFLSPPPLHGGETGTPQAAYNALAQSFMHWGFLAWAILGSLSGIVLMHLHYEKGLPLKPRTLLYPVFGERVMTGWFGALVDACCVLAVVAGTIGPIGFLGLQVSFGLEKLFGIGNDYGTQLTIICILVGIYTLSAVSGVTRGIKLLSQLNVVLAVVLMLFILLFGPTAFIFDAYLQSMGIYLDKFIPMATFRADPAWLDWWTVFFWGWFLGYGPLMAMFVARISRGRTIRELVTMISIVAPVITCFWFTIVGGSGLAFELSNPGSVSEAFAGFNLPGALLAITAQLPLGYLISVLFLILTIIFVTTTGDSMTYTISMVMTGTDHPRSEIRVFWGVMMGVVAALLISIGSGGISALQSFIVITAVPVSLVLLPALWNAPQIARRMADEQGL comes from the coding sequence ATGAACAGCAAATCGCAGGCGGCCCAACTGGGGGCCGTCGACAGTGGCAAAAGCTCCCTGCTGCGTGATGTGGATATACCGGTGCTGCTGATGAGCGGCGGCTTCGTCCTGCTCTTCGCCATCCTCGCGCTGCTGGACATCGAACTGATGACCCAGTGGGTGAATGCCGCCTTCGCCTGGTCGACCAAGCTGTTTGGCGCCTACTGGCAGGTGCTGCTGCTGCTGACCTTCGTCATCGGCCTGCTGCTGGCCATCGGCCGCACCGGCCGCGTGCGCCTGGGCGCCCTGGCCAAGCCCGAGATGCCCACCTACACCTGGGTGTCGATCATCATGTGCACCCTGCTGGCCGGCGGCGGCGTGTTCTGGGCGGCGGCCGAGCCGATGGCCCACTTCCTCTCGCCACCGCCGCTGCACGGCGGTGAGACGGGCACCCCGCAGGCGGCCTACAACGCGCTGGCGCAGAGTTTCATGCACTGGGGCTTCCTCGCCTGGGCGATTCTCGGCAGCCTCAGCGGCATAGTGCTGATGCACCTGCACTACGAGAAGGGCCTGCCGCTCAAGCCGCGCACGCTGCTCTACCCGGTATTCGGCGAGCGCGTGATGACCGGCTGGTTCGGCGCCCTGGTCGATGCCTGCTGCGTGCTGGCGGTGGTCGCCGGCACCATCGGCCCGATCGGCTTCCTCGGCCTGCAGGTGAGCTTCGGCCTGGAGAAGCTGTTCGGCATCGGCAACGACTACGGCACCCAGCTGACCATCATCTGCATCCTGGTCGGCATCTACACCCTCTCCGCGGTGTCCGGGGTGACCCGTGGGATCAAGCTGCTCAGCCAGCTGAACGTGGTGCTGGCGGTAGTGTTGATGCTGTTCATCCTGCTGTTCGGCCCGACCGCGTTCATCTTCGATGCCTACCTGCAGTCCATGGGCATCTACCTGGACAAGTTCATCCCCATGGCCACCTTCCGCGCCGACCCGGCCTGGCTGGACTGGTGGACGGTGTTCTTCTGGGGCTGGTTCCTCGGTTATGGCCCGCTGATGGCGATGTTCGTCGCGCGCATCTCCCGTGGCCGTACCATCCGCGAGCTGGTGACCATGATCTCGATAGTCGCGCCGGTGATCACCTGCTTCTGGTTCACCATAGTCGGCGGCAGCGGCCTGGCCTTCGAGCTGAGCAACCCCGGTTCGGTGTCCGAAGCCTTCGCCGGCTTCAACCTGCCCGGCGCGCTGCTGGCGATCACCGCGCAGCTGCCTTTGGGCTACCTGATCTCGGTGCTGTTCCTGATCCTCACCATCATCTTCGTCACCACCACCGGCGACTCGATGACCTACACCATCTCCATGGTGATGACCGGCACCGACCACCCGCGCTCGGAAATCCGCGTGTTCTGGGGCGTGATGATGGGCGTGGTGGCGGCCCTGCTGATCTCCATCGGTTCGGGCGGCATCAGCGCGCTGCAATCGTTCATCGTCATCACCGCCGTGCCGGTGTCGCTGGTGCTGCTGCCGGCGCTGTGGAACGCCCCGCAGATCGCTCGGCGCATGGCCGACGAGCAAGGGCTCTAA
- a CDS encoding membrane dipeptidase, which produces MHDDLIVIDGLQYSNWDRELFTQLRQGGVTAVHVTLVYHENARETLSRLGEWNRRFEQHGDLIMPVADAADIRRAKELGKVGIFFGAQNCSPIEDDIALIEVFRQLNLLIMQLTYNNQSLLATGCYEGSDSGITRFGKQAIAEMNRVGMLIDMSHSAERSTLEAIELSSRPIIISHANPGFFHPAKRNKSETVLRELGQSGGLLGFSLYPFHLHNGSDCTLAQFCDMVARTADLIGIDHIGIGTDLCQNQPQSVLEWMRSGRWSKQVDYGEGSASNADWPKPLGWFGDSRDFPNITQGLLQRGFTAEDTAKVMGLNWLHTLEQGLKPAP; this is translated from the coding sequence ATGCATGACGACCTGATCGTGATCGACGGCCTGCAGTACTCCAACTGGGACCGCGAGCTGTTCACCCAGCTGCGCCAGGGCGGGGTCACTGCGGTGCACGTGACCCTGGTGTACCACGAGAACGCCCGCGAGACCCTGAGCCGCCTGGGTGAGTGGAACCGCCGCTTCGAGCAGCACGGCGACCTGATCATGCCGGTGGCTGACGCCGCCGACATTCGCCGAGCCAAGGAGCTGGGCAAGGTGGGGATCTTCTTCGGCGCGCAGAATTGCTCGCCGATCGAGGACGATATCGCCCTGATCGAGGTGTTCCGCCAGCTCAACCTGCTGATCATGCAGCTGACCTACAACAACCAGAGCCTGCTGGCCACCGGTTGCTACGAGGGCAGCGACAGCGGCATCACGCGCTTCGGCAAGCAGGCCATCGCCGAGATGAACCGGGTCGGCATGCTCATCGACATGTCGCACAGCGCCGAGCGCAGCACCCTGGAGGCGATCGAGCTGTCGAGCCGGCCGATCATCATCTCCCACGCCAATCCGGGGTTCTTCCATCCGGCCAAGCGCAACAAGTCGGAGACCGTGCTGCGTGAACTGGGCCAGTCCGGTGGCCTGCTCGGCTTCAGCCTGTACCCCTTCCACCTGCACAACGGCTCGGACTGCACCCTGGCGCAGTTCTGCGACATGGTCGCGCGCACCGCCGACCTGATCGGCATCGACCACATCGGCATCGGCACCGACCTGTGCCAGAACCAGCCGCAGTCGGTGCTGGAGTGGATGCGCAGCGGCCGCTGGTCGAAGCAGGTCGACTACGGCGAGGGCTCGGCGAGCAACGCCGACTGGCCCAAGCCGCTCGGCTGGTTCGGCGACAGCCGCGACTTCCCGAACATCACCCAGGGCCTGCTGCAGCGCGGTTTCACTGCAGAGGACACCGCCAAGGTGATGGGGCTCAACTGGCTGCACACCCTGGAGCAGGGCCTCAAGCCTGCCCCGTAA
- a CDS encoding aldehyde dehydrogenase family protein yields MSTDIFRNYINGEWVTGTRSVANVSPANVQDVLGQYAQADAEQVEQALAAAQAGQEQWQQSGLEQRYQVLMAIGDELIARKAELGEQLAREEGKTLAEGMGEVYRSGQFFHYYAAEVLRQMGETADSVRPGVEIETRREPVGVVAIITPWNFPMATAAWKIAPALAFGNAVVFKPANAVPASAWSLTEIIARQGLPAGTFNLLMGSGATVGDALIHSQKIQALSFTGSVETGRKVASATAANFVRCQLEMGSKNALIVLDDADLEQAVECALNGAFFGTGQKCTASSRLIVTAGVHDRFVARLVERMGQLKVGYPLREGVQIGAVIDGKQLEQNLRYIEQAQAEGARLVCGGERIEEEYEGFYMRPALFVDTRNDMRINRDEVFGPIACVIKVADYEQALATLNDTDFGLTAGIMTQSLKYASDFKRRAKTGCVMVNLPTAGTDYHVPFGGRKNSSFGPREQGTYAREFYTVVKTTYIRA; encoded by the coding sequence ATGTCCACTGATATCTTCCGCAACTACATCAACGGTGAATGGGTCACCGGCACCCGCAGCGTGGCCAACGTCAGCCCGGCCAACGTCCAGGACGTGCTGGGCCAGTACGCCCAGGCCGATGCCGAGCAGGTCGAGCAGGCCCTGGCCGCCGCCCAGGCCGGGCAGGAGCAGTGGCAGCAGAGCGGCCTGGAGCAGCGCTACCAGGTGCTGATGGCCATCGGCGACGAACTGATCGCGCGCAAGGCCGAGCTGGGCGAGCAACTGGCCCGCGAGGAGGGCAAGACCCTGGCCGAAGGCATGGGTGAAGTCTACCGCTCCGGCCAGTTCTTCCATTATTACGCCGCCGAAGTGCTGCGGCAGATGGGCGAGACCGCCGACTCGGTGCGCCCCGGCGTGGAAATCGAGACCCGCCGCGAGCCGGTGGGCGTGGTCGCCATCATCACCCCGTGGAACTTTCCCATGGCCACCGCGGCCTGGAAGATCGCCCCGGCCCTGGCCTTCGGCAATGCCGTGGTGTTCAAGCCGGCCAACGCGGTACCGGCCAGCGCCTGGTCGCTGACCGAGATCATCGCCCGCCAGGGGCTGCCGGCCGGCACCTTCAACCTGCTGATGGGCAGCGGCGCCACGGTCGGCGACGCGCTGATCCACTCGCAGAAGATCCAGGCCCTGAGCTTCACCGGCTCGGTGGAGACCGGGCGCAAGGTGGCCAGCGCCACCGCCGCCAACTTCGTCCGCTGCCAGCTGGAGATGGGCAGCAAGAACGCCCTGATCGTGCTCGACGACGCCGACCTGGAGCAGGCGGTGGAGTGCGCGCTGAACGGCGCCTTCTTCGGCACCGGGCAGAAGTGCACCGCGTCCTCGCGGCTGATCGTCACCGCCGGCGTGCACGACCGTTTCGTCGCCAGGCTGGTCGAGCGCATGGGCCAGCTCAAGGTCGGTTACCCGCTGCGCGAGGGCGTGCAGATCGGTGCGGTGATCGACGGCAAGCAGCTGGAGCAGAACCTGCGCTACATCGAGCAGGCCCAGGCCGAGGGCGCCCGCCTGGTCTGTGGCGGCGAGCGCATCGAGGAGGAGTACGAGGGCTTCTACATGCGCCCGGCGCTGTTCGTCGACACCCGCAACGACATGCGGATCAACCGCGACGAGGTGTTCGGTCCGATCGCCTGCGTGATCAAGGTCGCCGACTACGAGCAGGCCCTGGCCACCCTCAACGACACCGACTTCGGCCTCACCGCCGGGATCATGACCCAGTCGCTGAAGTACGCCAGCGACTTCAAGCGCCGCGCCAAGACCGGCTGCGTGATGGTCAACTTGCCGACCGCCGGTACCGACTACCACGTGCCGTTCGGCGGCCGCAAGAACTCCAGCTTCGGCCCGCGCGAACAGGGCACTTACGCCCGCGAGTTCTACACCGTGGTCAAGACCACCTACATCCGTGCCTGA
- a CDS encoding LysR family transcriptional regulator: protein MLPELKIAQLRHFVWVAELQGFHAAAEKAHRTQPAISLSIRDLEGKLGQALFEKRNARAARPELTPFGVQFMVYAKELIAHHDRVVNDMNLIAQHKSGHLRIASVPSIASRLLPDILARFIGDATDLHVSLFDDSSEAVLAMVENQQVDFGIASLWEADSDIRFTPIWEDSIGVVCRSDHRLADEATLGWQQLRGERLIANGTSRLLSGTEAEELVADAQFYMSNMISLLAMLEAGMGITTLPRFAFPAEHGQLRFIPLNDPLVGRDIGIVCLANRSLPVAAQALYEFILRDAELNPARADKGSH from the coding sequence ATGCTGCCCGAGCTGAAGATCGCCCAATTGCGGCATTTCGTCTGGGTCGCCGAGCTCCAGGGTTTCCACGCCGCGGCGGAGAAGGCGCACCGCACCCAACCGGCCATCTCCCTGTCGATCCGCGACCTGGAGGGCAAGCTCGGCCAGGCCCTGTTCGAGAAGCGCAATGCCCGCGCGGCGCGGCCGGAGCTGACCCCCTTCGGCGTGCAGTTCATGGTCTATGCCAAGGAGCTGATCGCCCACCACGACCGGGTGGTCAACGACATGAACCTGATCGCCCAGCACAAGTCCGGGCATCTGCGCATCGCTTCCGTGCCGTCGATCGCCAGCCGCCTGCTGCCGGACATACTCGCGCGCTTCATCGGCGACGCCACCGACCTGCATGTCAGCCTGTTCGACGACAGCTCCGAGGCGGTGCTGGCGATGGTCGAGAACCAGCAGGTGGACTTCGGCATCGCCAGCCTGTGGGAGGCGGACAGCGACATCCGCTTCACCCCCATCTGGGAGGACAGCATCGGCGTGGTCTGTCGTAGCGACCACCGCCTGGCCGATGAAGCCACGCTGGGCTGGCAGCAGCTGCGCGGCGAGCGACTGATCGCCAACGGCACCTCGCGCCTGCTGTCGGGCACCGAGGCCGAGGAGCTGGTGGCCGACGCGCAGTTCTATATGTCCAACATGATCTCGCTGCTGGCCATGCTCGAGGCGGGCATGGGCATCACCACCTTGCCGCGCTTCGCCTTCCCGGCCGAACACGGCCAGTTGCGCTTCATCCCCCTGAACGATCCACTGGTGGGTCGCGACATCGGCATCGTCTGCCTGGCCAACCGCTCGTTGCCGGTGGCGGCCCAGGCCTTGTACGAATTCATCCTGCGCGATGCCGAATTGAATCCGGCTCGGGCGGACAAGGGATCACACTGA
- a CDS encoding DUF3726 domain-containing protein: protein MLISSNELTALLKRVFEGMGYPVGYYEDAAALVKWLQVHGEQGFGELQRALPFVADRERPALQLLAEESQALLFDCHGRSALNCLPSIVELAETKALEQGCVNVKVRNCHNRKFVLKLLVDCARQGISGLAYWQNGKRPISEHVASIAAGAAYPSYSEALLVDPASADTQTLTLLLSTRIDLLGQLHGSSGQRSGYRQVSPEQFARAGQGALEGGMDIAIELWQQLNQLAEAVLVENSEQSRSGAGGR, encoded by the coding sequence ATGCTGATTTCGTCGAATGAACTGACCGCCCTGCTCAAGCGCGTGTTCGAGGGCATGGGCTACCCGGTCGGCTACTACGAGGACGCCGCCGCCCTGGTCAAATGGCTGCAAGTGCACGGCGAGCAGGGCTTCGGCGAGCTGCAGCGGGCCCTGCCCTTCGTCGCCGACCGCGAGCGCCCGGCCTTGCAGTTGCTCGCCGAGGAGAGCCAGGCGCTGCTGTTCGACTGCCATGGCCGCAGCGCCCTGAACTGCCTGCCGAGCATCGTCGAGCTGGCCGAGACCAAGGCCCTGGAACAGGGCTGCGTCAACGTCAAGGTGCGCAACTGCCACAACCGCAAGTTCGTCCTCAAGCTGCTGGTCGACTGCGCCCGCCAGGGCATCAGCGGCCTGGCCTACTGGCAGAACGGCAAGCGGCCGATCAGCGAGCACGTCGCCAGCATCGCCGCCGGTGCCGCCTACCCGAGCTACAGCGAGGCGCTGCTGGTCGACCCGGCCAGCGCCGACACCCAGACCCTGACCCTGCTGCTGAGCACCCGCATCGACCTGCTCGGCCAGCTGCACGGCAGCTCCGGCCAGCGCAGCGGCTACCGCCAGGTCAGCCCCGAGCAGTTCGCCCGCGCCGGACAGGGCGCCCTGGAAGGCGGCATGGATATCGCCATCGAGCTGTGGCAGCAGCTCAATCAGCTGGCCGAGGCGGTGCTGGTGGAGAACTCCGAGCAGTCGCGCAGCGGCGCCGGCGGCCGCTGA